In Halalkalicoccus sp. NIPERK01, one DNA window encodes the following:
- a CDS encoding PadR family transcriptional regulator, which translates to MYDLTGFQRDLLYIIGGLDDPHGLALKDELEEYYETEIHHGRLYPNLDTLVDKGLVEKSAMDRRTNLYTLTARGQRELEARQEWEQQYLRDTLSAA; encoded by the coding sequence ATGTATGATCTCACCGGCTTCCAGCGGGATCTGCTCTACATCATCGGGGGATTAGACGATCCTCACGGCCTCGCACTCAAAGACGAACTCGAGGAGTACTACGAGACAGAGATTCATCACGGCCGACTGTATCCAAACCTCGATACGCTCGTCGACAAGGGACTCGTCGAGAAATCGGCGATGGATCGACGAACGAACCTCTACACGCTCACGGCGCGTGGCCAGCGGGAACTCGAGGCACGACAAGAGTGGGAACAGCAGTACCTCCGTGATACGCTGAGCGCGGCTTAG
- a CDS encoding GNAT family N-acetyltransferase, with protein MGNRCKSADYTAPVKAGEVEAIVAERDGTIVGFGMVKIAPPDEYEAAIDAEVTAVYVHQAVARQGIGARIYTAVEQHARTHDVQPWSLGVPECGSILRDTGIRTNHRPQPRMFEL; from the coding sequence ATGGGCAATCGCTGTAAGTCTGCTGATTACACGGCACCGGTCAAAGCAGGAGAAGTGGAAGCAATTGTTGCCGAGCGCGATGGTACGATTGTCGGATTCGGGATGGTAAAGATCGCGCCTCCTGATGAGTACGAAGCTGCCATTGATGCGGAGGTGACGGCCGTCTACGTACACCAAGCAGTCGCACGACAAGGAATCGGGGCACGCATCTACACAGCCGTAGAGCAGCATGCACGAACGCACGACGTTCAACCATGGTCTCTGGGCGTCCCTGAATGCGGGTCCATTTTACGAGACACAGGGATACGAACGAATCACAGACCACAGCCACGAATGTTCGAGTTATGA